The Congregibacter litoralis KT71 genome contains a region encoding:
- a CDS encoding YkvI family membrane protein, which produces MSRWVQVYVMPPAVFVSVIMGGGYGTGREVVEYFSRHGQSEGLLGILVASLVFAIVFALTFDFARRMGSYEYREFFRHLIGPFWWTFEVLYLLLFLLVLAVLSSAAGSILSTRFAIPQHLGLIMMLAVVAAMVFFGRAVLERILTGWMFAMYGVFLLYFVIMLQQFVGGGLDVPLSAEAVPGALKGGALYALYNVALAPVLLFAVRGIETRKEAYLCGALTSGLIMLPAVMFHISFSLGLPHVLGEAVPVYWMIEQYAPSWMLPVYLIALLGTLAQTGAGLVQGVIERVEFALMPDRDDGMGHWPRALLAVTALGVSAAFASLGIISLIARGYSAMAVGFAIVYVAPLLMLSYSKTRRHP; this is translated from the coding sequence ATGAGCCGCTGGGTTCAGGTTTACGTCATGCCGCCGGCGGTGTTTGTCTCCGTCATCATGGGTGGCGGATACGGCACCGGTCGCGAGGTGGTGGAGTATTTTTCCCGACACGGACAGAGTGAGGGTCTTCTGGGCATTCTTGTGGCCAGTCTGGTCTTTGCCATTGTGTTTGCTTTGACTTTCGACTTTGCCCGCCGTATGGGCAGCTATGAGTACCGTGAATTCTTCCGGCATTTAATCGGCCCATTCTGGTGGACCTTTGAAGTTTTGTACCTGCTGCTGTTTCTGCTCGTGCTTGCGGTGCTCAGTTCCGCCGCGGGCAGTATTCTGTCGACCCGATTTGCCATTCCTCAACACCTCGGTTTAATCATGATGCTCGCCGTGGTGGCGGCGATGGTTTTCTTTGGACGGGCGGTTCTTGAGCGCATCCTCACCGGCTGGATGTTCGCAATGTACGGTGTATTCCTTCTGTATTTCGTCATCATGTTGCAACAGTTTGTGGGGGGCGGGCTTGATGTGCCCCTAAGTGCAGAAGCCGTGCCCGGCGCCTTGAAAGGCGGCGCGCTCTACGCACTTTACAATGTCGCCCTTGCGCCCGTGTTGCTGTTTGCCGTGCGGGGTATTGAGACACGAAAAGAAGCGTATCTTTGCGGGGCACTTACCTCTGGACTGATTATGCTCCCGGCAGTCATGTTCCATATCAGTTTCTCCCTCGGTCTCCCGCACGTTCTCGGCGAGGCGGTCCCGGTCTACTGGATGATCGAGCAGTACGCACCATCCTGGATGTTGCCTGTCTATCTGATTGCGCTGTTGGGAACGCTGGCGCAGACCGGTGCAGGGCTTGTACAGGGCGTGATCGAACGCGTTGAATTTGCGCTGATGCCTGACAGGGACGACGGAATGGGGCATTGGCCGAGGGCGCTGCTTGCTGTGACAGCCCTGGGAGTAAGCGCCGCCTTTGCATCTCTGGGCATCATTTCACTGATTGCACGGGGCTATTCGGCTATGGCGGTGGGCTTTGCCATCGTTTACGTTGCTCCCTTGCTAATGCTCAGTTACTCAAAAACACGCAGGCACCCTTGA
- a CDS encoding amidohydrolase family protein, with the protein MDRSIKRKTVTAVLALAAFVLTSVAGAYDLVINNGRVMDPETGLDKVMNVGVTGDRIAAITEEALSGDRTIDASGKVVAPGFIDAHLHGNSPMAYKLALRDGLTTAMDLEYGTLGSAVNDWYAARKGKTQLNFGTASSHELARSLVLDGIRAIDVSEATISRTGGDRWAVGVPTDGQLTAILEEIDRGLAAGAVALGSTVGYMPGVSARELFEAQKIAAERGRVSALHTRHTPGTATTVPNGVQEVMANAAALQAPLLVMHFNNPGWELVQELILGMRDGGLNVWGEVYPYAAGSTTLNAVFLKPESWIEELGNRYEDTLFDPQTNSFLTEARYHELMAEDPGRGIVVYKMSPDSIPRWLRMEGITLGSDGMPVSPSFAWDTPYASLPNGHPRTAGARGRTLRIAREEGIPLMHVIAAMSYRPAKHLGATGLAAMDLRGRLQENMVADIVIFDPDTVTDNATYAQGMRPTTGIDYVLVSGRPTVVQGRVLPDVAAGKAIRFPVSQ; encoded by the coding sequence GTGGATCGATCAATAAAGAGAAAAACCGTTACCGCCGTTTTGGCCCTCGCGGCATTTGTGCTTACCAGCGTCGCCGGCGCTTACGATCTGGTGATTAATAACGGCCGGGTCATGGACCCGGAGACGGGACTGGATAAGGTGATGAACGTCGGCGTCACCGGAGACCGCATCGCAGCCATCACGGAAGAGGCCCTAAGCGGTGACCGTACTATTGATGCCAGCGGCAAGGTGGTGGCACCGGGTTTTATCGATGCCCATCTTCACGGCAACAGCCCCATGGCTTATAAGTTAGCGCTTCGCGACGGCCTCACTACTGCCATGGACCTCGAGTACGGCACTCTCGGCAGCGCCGTGAATGACTGGTATGCGGCACGGAAAGGTAAAACGCAGCTTAACTTTGGTACCGCCTCGAGCCATGAACTTGCGCGCTCCCTGGTCCTCGATGGGATTCGCGCCATCGATGTGAGTGAAGCAACCATCAGTCGAACCGGTGGTGATCGCTGGGCAGTGGGCGTTCCCACCGATGGTCAGCTCACGGCAATATTGGAAGAAATTGATCGGGGCCTTGCTGCCGGCGCCGTTGCCCTGGGATCCACCGTAGGCTACATGCCCGGGGTGTCAGCCAGAGAGCTTTTTGAAGCCCAGAAGATCGCGGCGGAGCGGGGCCGGGTCAGTGCTCTGCATACGCGGCACACGCCGGGTACGGCAACGACCGTGCCCAACGGTGTCCAGGAGGTGATGGCCAATGCAGCAGCGCTCCAAGCGCCGCTTCTGGTGATGCATTTCAATAATCCGGGCTGGGAGTTGGTTCAGGAACTTATTCTGGGTATGCGCGACGGCGGACTCAATGTTTGGGGCGAGGTTTACCCCTACGCAGCGGGCTCGACGACCTTGAACGCCGTTTTTCTCAAGCCTGAGTCCTGGATAGAAGAATTGGGTAACCGCTATGAAGACACGCTGTTTGATCCCCAGACCAACAGCTTTCTTACCGAGGCGCGCTATCACGAGCTAATGGCTGAAGACCCGGGTCGGGGCATTGTCGTCTACAAGATGTCCCCGGACAGTATTCCCCGGTGGCTGCGTATGGAAGGCATTACTCTAGGTTCTGACGGTATGCCCGTGTCTCCCTCCTTCGCCTGGGACACGCCCTATGCGTCGCTCCCCAATGGACATCCCCGCACCGCGGGTGCCCGTGGTCGTACCCTGCGCATCGCTCGCGAGGAGGGAATCCCTCTCATGCATGTGATTGCCGCCATGAGCTATCGGCCTGCGAAACACCTCGGTGCCACGGGCCTCGCTGCCATGGACCTTCGCGGCCGACTCCAGGAGAACATGGTTGCCGATATTGTGATCTTTGATCCAGACACCGTGACGGACAACGCGACTTATGCGCAGGGCATGCGACCCACCACTGGCATAGACTATGTGCTGGTCAGCGGCAGGCCCACGGTGGTGCAGGGGCGGGTGCTACCCGATGTGGCAGCAGGGAAGGCGATTCGCTTCCCGGTTTCGCAATAG